The window ACCAGACCCTCAGGTCAACACACTGATTTGACACCAACTTGGCCATAACTCAAGAACTTTGGGAAGGTCAATTACTTTAGACAAAATAATGGGATCCATTTCATGACAATAACTTTAAGAATGAAAGAAATATACAAATTGTTGAGATTAAATAACGTTtaaaaaagtttttattttaaaatgtgtaATTTTCCAGCGATTTCTACATACAATGAAACTAGAAATTTGAGTTAACTTCACTTTTCCCAGCTAATCAGATATTTGATGCTCCATGGTGGAGCAGTAGGCCATATGTGGGCTTTTAGACTGAGGTAGAAAGGCATTTTTTTCAATGGTATGAGTAAATTAAAAAAGATGGCACGGTGTcgtatatataatatacattgTATTGCTCGGATTGCCATAAATTGACAGTATTTTTTGCAAATCAAGTTTATCTTCGTGTGCGCCCTCTGCTGCTAGAAACCTAGTACTGCAATGGCGACAACACGTGACTAATGCGGaacaacaacaaacgtgaaaattGAGTTTGTTGCAGTCAAGAAGCCCTTGTCGAAATTATGGCTGATGAGTAGAGAAGTCTTGTGACTTCTCTGAATAAATGCCTCTCGTCAGTACCAAGTCAAGCAGCAGGAGTTAATGTCGTAATAATTATAAATGTTTATATTGATGTACGCGATGTATGGAACATGGTTAGTTCTCCTTATACTTTCCCAAACTCATGGATATTGTATGTGCCAAAATCGTACCACAAACTTCAGACCCAACATTGTGATGGTGATGTCCGATGCATTTGTAAGTACTGCCACTTTgacattttgtaaatatttttgaTTCGTTTTACACAACATTCTCATGAGATTGTGTGGATTATATTTAAATGTTACTTTCCTGATGAGTGATAAGTTGTTTCCACCAGTGAgttttaacaagaatttaagctttctgccaatatcagatatgtctatatcctgggaattgtttttgttacttacaatctcatgctaatcacattagcctacgttagttcAACCGTCCCGGGGAGTTATAATATCCCTAGTTAATTTATCACTGCTCTGATAAGGTTGGAGGGTGGGATGCTTTCAGGTATCTAATCAGTCATGGATCAGTTATTATTAATAGAGACATAGTAGATGCTCTGTTACTACCTCAAAGAAGGGAGAAAGAATTAGGgaggatgtttttttttaaaggtattcaAACTCTTTATTTCCCTCTTGCTGAAGGATGGGCGGCTGACCTTTGACCCTGGGAGTAGGGTGGTCCAGTTACCATACTTAAACTATCTCCGGGAGCTAGGCACTGTCTTCCTCAATGCCTACACCAATTCTCCAATCTGTTGCCCCTCAAGAGCAGGTAAGATGTTAGTGTGCATTTGTATGGAAGACCTCAAGGCAACAGCAGATCATTGGTCAATAATGTGGGCTATGTTACGATCCATTCACAACATGCATAACAAGAAGTTGAATTGCATAATGCTGGTGGATGACAATGATTCCAATAGTTTGTGAGTAACAGACCTGTTCAGTACAAAGGAATAGAATGTAACCAGCTAAAATTGTATTCAAACTCAAACAATACTACAACTGCATTTCAATCGAATGGCCACCATAGGTCCATGGATTGAAACATTTCATGGTCTGTTGTATGTTGTTTATTTTTCTCAGCTATGTGGAGTGGTCGCTTTGCCCATTTAACTGAGTCCTGGAATAATTATAAGTGCCTGGACCCCAATGCCACAACGTGGATGGACATGCTCCAACAGAATGGCTATAACACCTTGAGTGTTGGGAAGCTGGACTATACTTCAGGAAGCCACTCTGTCAGGTGGGCGGGCACTGCAGTGAGCCATgaatgccaaacataccctcgtaaaactgactatcccacCGATCGTTGACTTTCGGCGATGtcgtttacaaaatagcctccaaaatagcgctccagcaggtatatttcactggtcatccccaaagccaacacctcctttggcagcctttccttccagttctctgctgccaatgactgtaacgaattgcaaaaatcactgaagctggagatttACAActctctcactaactttaagcattatctgtcagagcagcttactgtacctgtacacagcccatctgtaaatagcccacccaactacctcatccatatattgttatttatttttttgctcttttgcatcccagtatctatttgcacatcatcatcagcacatctatcactccagtgttaatgctaaattgtaattatttcgccactatggcctatttattgccttacctccctaacattactacatttgcacacactgtacttagctttttctattgtgttattgactgtacgtttgtttatcccatgtataactctgtgttgttgtttttgtcgcactgctttgctttatcttggccaggtcgcagttgtaaatgagaacttgttctcaactggcctacctggttaaacaaagaAAATTAAATATTATAACAGAACTGACAGCATAATTTTACAGGAAACAGTGAGCTCACTTAAAGTAGCCAGTCTTGTAATGCTAAGAGATGCAGAGACTTTATGTGTAGATAGATAGGCTCGTGCATGGAAATGTTCTATTCAGTCTCATTTTCCACAAATGTGAACAGTCCCTATGATTTCTGACTCATGTCTTTATTTAGGCCTATGTTTTTTCCTCGTGTCTCGTTTGGTGATGTTTTTATGATGTGTGTATTTCCACTCCAGTAATCGTGTGGAGGCATGGACGCGAGATGTGCCTTTCCTTCTGCGGCAAGAGGGCCGGCCGGTGACAGACCTGGTTGGGGACGCGTCCACAACGAGAGTTATGACCAAGGACTGGAGAACCACGGACATTACCACCCAGTGGATCCGCCACAAAGCTGCAGGTCTCTCCCAGCCTTTCGCCCTCTACCTGGGCCTGAACCTGCCACACCCCTACGTCACAGACTCCTTGGGGCCCAATGCTGGGGGGTCCACCTTCCGCACCTCTCCTTACTGGCTCGAAAAGGCAAGTTCTCTTCAGGCCATTCCATAAGTATTACTACTAGTTCCTATTTACAATTTTAAAGCAGTCATGTGTCATGTTAGCAGTCTAGCTTTGTTTTAACTGTGCTAACCAAATGTTGATACATCTTCAGAAGCAGTCGACTTTACTCTAGATGCAGCACTCTAGATTCCCATCTGCAGTCTGCGCTTGTGTTCCATTTCGCAGCATGTGTAATAAGGAGCTGCTGTCCACACACAGGTGATGCCTGAATTAATCTCTGTTCCAAAATGGCTGCCATTGTCTGACATGCACCCTGTGGACTACTACTCCACCTTCACCAAGAACTGCAGTGGGAACTTCACAGAGCAGGAGGTCAGAAAGATACGGGCCTTCTACTACGCTATGTGTGCCGAAACAGATGCCATGCTGGGTTAGTGGTGCCTTAATTGTTTGTGTCTGGAATTTCATGGTTGGCCAAATGTGAACATCCGTACAATGTTTTACAGTGTTGCAGAATGTGGTGTTCAGCAATGGACAGTTTAGCAGTTACTGGTGTTATACTGGTTTATTGCAGATGTATTGCTGGTGGTAGTAAAACATCTAGCCACGTGCCAGCCAGGCAGCCGCCAACCATAGGATGTTCTGCAACCTTGTGCAACTCAATCAGTTTTCATACATTGATTAGGTCTACAACATTCTTGCAAAAAAAACTTGTTTGGAAGTTGAATAAGTAGTCCCTTACATTACCCGCTTCTACTACTCCTTGAATGTAATCCCAACAGACACTCATTCTGTGGCGGTCCGTGCTATCTGGGATACTTAGGATGTCCCTACTCCATTTGATGTTGATATTTTAAAATAGTTAAAGTTAGGTAAGGGTTCAGGGTAGGGATGTTCGAAGGATCCCGGAGAGTACTAACCATTCTGTGGCTGCGCTACTCTCTGTGGTCCTTCTAGGCCAGGTGATCTCAGCTCTGCGGGACACAGGCTTGCTGGACACCACAGTGCTGCTCTTCACGTCTGACCACGGCGACCTGGCCATGGAGCACCGACAGTTCTACAAGATGTCCATGTTTGAGGGCAGCTCCCATGTCCCCCTGCTCATCATGGGGCCTGGGGTGAAGTCTGGCCTGCGGCTGAGTCAGCCAGTGTCCTTGGTGGACATCTATCCCACTGTGCTGGGTAAGTACAGGAGTATCTCAGGGTCAGAAGCACAGGGCTTGATGATGGAGGAATTCAAAGGGTCGTTACACATCCTGGTCAGTAAACTGATTCCATTCCACTTACGTGTTTGCAGAGATGGCAGGCGTAGCAGTGCCAGGTGGCCTTAGTGGTCATTCACTCCTGCCTTTGCTGTCTCAGTCTGCTGCCCGGCCCGCACGGACTCGCCCAGACTGGGTATTGAGTGAATACCACGGTTGCAATGCTAACGCCTCCACCTTTATGTTGAGGGAGGGCCGGTGGAAGTACATTACCTACGCAGATGGTGTGAGTGTCCCCCCGCAGCTATTCGGTGAGTCCCCCCCCCCGCACTGAAAGATTACT is drawn from Salvelinus fontinalis isolate EN_2023a chromosome 4, ASM2944872v1, whole genome shotgun sequence and contains these coding sequences:
- the arsk gene encoding arylsulfatase K, which codes for MFILMYAMYGTWLVLLILSQTHGYCMCQNRTTNFRPNIVMVMSDAFDGRLTFDPGSRVVQLPYLNYLRELGTVFLNAYTNSPICCPSRAAMWSGRFAHLTESWNNYKCLDPNATTWMDMLQQNGYNTLSVGKLDYTSGSHSVSNRVEAWTRDVPFLLRQEGRPVTDLVGDASTTRVMTKDWRTTDITTQWIRHKAAGLSQPFALYLGLNLPHPYVTDSLGPNAGGSTFRTSPYWLEKVMPELISVPKWLPLSDMHPVDYYSTFTKNCSGNFTEQEVRKIRAFYYAMCAETDAMLGQVISALRDTGLLDTTVLLFTSDHGDLAMEHRQFYKMSMFEGSSHVPLLIMGPGVKSGLRLSQPVSLVDIYPTVLEMAGVAVPGGLSGHSLLPLLSQSAARPARTRPDWVLSEYHGCNANASTFMLREGRWKYITYADGVSVPPQLFDLTVDKEELHNVASKFPDVCHHLDKLLRSVVDYPQVSQAIRLYNKQQFAAWRKSLGDNYTQVIANLRWHLDWQEDVENNEKAIDEWLMTSGFSSEKLKFSVLTGLLY